Proteins found in one Micropterus dolomieu isolate WLL.071019.BEF.003 ecotype Adirondacks linkage group LG12, ASM2129224v1, whole genome shotgun sequence genomic segment:
- the LOC123980924 gene encoding programmed cell death 1 ligand 1-like, producing MLACVLYPSTQKQTDITCSAMDKFVFLLILLSPAASDVVQVKPGDDVTLPCQAGEASIRAVEWSRPELEPETVLFYRGRRSVSEQQHPSFKDRVQLVDRELKDGDVSLILKNVSRNDAGTYECRVATGGSRRKRAIIKTEPIRIIQLEVSGSNSGDVEEGNYGLYYGLGAAFVLVCLAAVGLVVGWKYRSHKNKNPEQPAAADEAVSDQLL from the exons ATGCTGGCGTGTGTATTATATCCCAGTACACAGAAGCAGACGGACATCACCTGCTCTGCGATGGATAAGTTTGTGTTCCTGTTGATCCTTCTCTCTCCAGCAGCTTCCG atgTGGTACAAGTGAAACCTGGAGATGATGTCACTCTGCCATGTCAGGCTGGTGAAGCCTCCATCAGAGCTGTAGAGTGGAGCAGACCTGAGCTGGAGCCAGAGACCGTCCTCTTTTACAGAGGTCGACGCTCAGTTTCAGAACAGCAGCATCCATCCTTTAAGGACCGGGTGCAGCTGGTGGACAGAGAGCTGAAGGACGGAGACGTGTCTTTAATTCTGAAGAACGTGAGCAGGAACGACGCTGGAACATACGAGTGTCGAGTTGCAACAGGAGGTTCAAGACGTAAGAGAGCCATCATTAAGACTGAGCCAATCAGAATCATCCAGCTGGAGGTTTCAG GGTCCAACAGCGGAGACGTCGAGGAGGGAAACTACGGTCTTTACTATGGACTGGGAGCAGCTTTTGTTCTGGTTTGTTTAGCTGCTGTTGGATTGGTTGTTGGCTGGAAATATAGAAGTCATAAGAACAAGAATCCAGaacagcctgctgctgctgatgaagcAGTGAGTGATCAGCTCCTCTGA